Genomic window (Gemmatimonadota bacterium):
CCAGCCCTCCGGCCGCCGGCCGTTGCGGGCGAGGTCGAACACCGCTCCCGATCCGGCCTCCCAGCGGCCGGCCGATGCGTTCCAGCGCGTGGCCCAGGTCTCGTACAGCAGCCAGCGATCCCGATCGACGAGGATCAGGTGACGGTCTCCGCTGTCCCCCCCGCCGGCGCGGCCGCCTTCGATCCAGTTCGCTTCCCGTGCCGCCGCCTCCGGGATCGGATAGCCGTCGACACCGGACGGGGCTCCCGCGTCGCTCTCGTCGCCGTACAGCGTGAAGGTGACGGGCACCCGCGGCTGCTCCCCGCCCACGGAGGCGTACGGGATCCCGTACGGCGGTGGCCCGAAGTCGGGGTGCAGCGTGCGCTCGAGCCCGACGAACTGCAGGTAGGCCTGCGATCCCGGGTCCACGGGTGCATGCTCGATGGAGCGGTTCCACCAGTTGTCGTCCGGGAACGGGCGGCGGCCTCCCAGGTCGTCCAGCAGGACGGGTGGAGCGGCGGGATCCGGACCAGGCGCGCCCGGACCCCCGTCGCAGCCCGCGAGCATGACGAACCCCGCGGCGATGCTGCACAGGTAGAGGGCGGAGCGGCCCGGACGGCGGGTGCGCGGGCGATGGACGTACGCGGGGCTCATGGGCGCGCCTCGGCTGCGGGACGGTCGGGCCGAGCCGCAGACCGCATGCCAGCCCTGACAACCCGCGGCGGCGCTGCCACGGGTCCCGGCCGGCCCCGGCGTGCGGCGCGCTTGCCGCGGAGGCGGCGACGGTCGAATGTGGCGGCACGGGGTGGATCGAGGCGCACCCGCCGGGTGCCCCGCCTCGCGCAGCCCGTCGCACGAGGAGGCATCCGGCCGTCTCGTCCACCGTCCTCCGCGAACGCGAGGAGCCCACGCATGTCCGACCGTCTCTCCCGCCGCGAGTTCATGCACCGGAGCGCGCTCGGCGCGGGCGCCGTGATGTCCCTGCAGGCGTCTCCGGTCCTCGCCCAGACGAGGCGTGGGAGCGCAGGGACGCCGATGATCATCACCAGCCACGACAACGACACGGGCCACCAGGCCATGCAGGAGGCCTGGGGCATCCTCGCGAACGGCGGCACGGCCCTCGATGCGGTCGAGCGCGGCGCCAACGTCATCGAGGTGGATCCCGAGGACACGAGCGTCGGCTACGGCGGACTCCCGAACGAGGACGGTGTGGTGCAGCTCGACGCCTCCATCATGGACGGCAGGACCTACAGCGCCGGATCGGTGGCCGCCATCGAGAACATCAAGACGCCGTCCTCCGTGGCGCGCCTGGTGATGGAGCGGACGGACCACGTCATGCTGGTGGGTGCGGGCGCGCTGGCGTTCGCGAAATCGTTCGGCTTCGTGGAGGAGGACCTGATGACGGAGCGCTCGCGCGAGCTGTGGCTGCGTTGGCGCGAGCAGCACAGCGACAATGACGACTGGGGTCCGCCCGAGCACATGCGCGGTCGGCGCACGGGTGGGTCCGACGGCGCGGGCGGCTCCGGTCGCTTCGATCCCTACGGCCCGGTGGAGACCCACCACGGCACCACCAACGTGCTCGCCGTCGACGCCAACGGCGACGTGGCCGGCATCACCACCACCAGCGGGATGTCGTGGAAGGTGCCCGGCCGCATCGGGGATTCACCCATCATCGGTGCCGGGCTGTACGTGGACAACTCGGTCGGGGCTGCCGGAGCCACCGGTCGCGGCGAGGACGTGATCAAGTCGTGCGCGTCGTACTACATCGTCATGCGCATGCGCGAGGGGCGAAGCCCCCAGGAGGCGTGCGAGGACGCGCTCGACCTGATCGCCGAGCGCTACCGGGCGGTGGGGATCGACTACATGCCCGGCGAGAAGTTCGTGGCGATCAACAAGGCCGGCGAATACGGCTGCGCGCAGTCGCAGGCCTCGCGCGATCCGCAGCTCACCGTGGCCCAGGACGGGTCGATCCAGCTCTACACGGGGACGCGGCGGTACCCGGGGCCGTGAGGGGCGCGCCGGCACGGGGGGCCCGTGGCATCGGTTCCCGACGCTGCCGCGTGCGGCGCCCGACGCTCCGCGCGGCCTTGTTGCAGGTGCCGACCTTGGCGATCTGGCTGTCCGCCTGTTCCACGTATCCGGAGGGCCCCATCCGCATGGTGCGGCCGGACGGCGTGAGCGTGGAGTGCAACGCGCCCGCCCAGGAGATCGCGGACGCGGCCCTGCCCGAGATCGGCGCCGCCCTGTCCGGGCTGCTCGAGACGCTGCAGTCGCAGGCTCCGGTGGAGCAGAAGGCGGACGAGTTCCGGCCGCTGGCGTCCACGCCCGCGGAATTGGACGTGCTCGACTACCGGATCTGCCTCGAGTTCGGCGAGGGCGTGCTGGACGCCGCCGACTTCACGCAGTGGCGCGAGCAGATCCGGCCGATGCTCGCGACCGGGATGCGCTCGGTCAGTGAGCTGACCGCTCGCGCTCCCAGCGCGTGAGCAGCGCCGCCAGGTCCAGGTCGGGCGCGATCAGGCAGATGTGCCCGTGGCCTTCCAGGATCTCCAGCCGACTGTCCGGCGTGGAGCGCTCCATCATGCGACCCTGACGTACCGCCGGCACCAGGTGATCGCGGTCCGCCGCCAGGAACAGCGTGGGCACGTCCAGCTGGGGAAGGCGGTCGCGCACGTCGTGGTTCGCCAGGATGCGCAGCCGGTTCACGTACCCGGTGCGGGTCGTCTCCTCCATGACGGCGTGGAAGCGCTCACGCTCGGCGCGGGGGGTGTGCGGAGAATGCAGTCGGAAGGCCGCGAGCCGCCGCATCCGCGCCATCGCCTGCCAGGGCAGCTTCTCCAGCCCCCAGGCGGCCAGCGTCAGGTTGAGGCGCGGGCGTAGCGTCGCGAACGAGTTGAGGATCACCAGGCGATGGATGCGCTCGCCGCGCGCCAGCGCGTACGAGAGCGCCAGCGCGCCGCCGAAGGATTCGCCGACCAGCGTCGGCGGACCGAGATCCTCCACGGCATCCAGCACGCGATCGAGGTCCGCGATCAGGGTGTCCATGGCCGTGGCGTCGTCGCGCAGCCGATAGGTCACCACGGTGTGCCGCTCCTGCAGCCGCGGCGTCTGCCGGTAGAGCAGCCGGCCCGTGCCGTCGATCCCCGGTACGTAGACCAGGGGCGGGCCGCTCCCCACCCGCTCCACGCGGGGGTCGTACGCGGTGGCGTCGGGTCGTGGTCCGGTGCGGGGATCGATGGGCGAGGGCATACGGGAGGTACCGGGACCGGCGGAGCCAGGGTCCTCGCCGGGCCTGCGGATGCCTCGCCGGGCCTGCGGATGCATGCGGATGGCCTCCGCGGATCGGGCCACTGGCCCTGCCGGACGGGGGCTGGCGGCCCGATCGGCCGCCGGCCCGGATCCCGCCCTTGCGGCCCTCCCGACAGTCTGCTAAATATCTAGCATGGTGCTATGAAACTAGCAGCGAGCGCCACCGTAGAGATCCAGCGGGACCCGGACGGCATCCTCGTCCGACCCGGCCAGCCGAGGGCCCCATGACCGAAGAGCTTCCGTTGAGCCGCCGCGAGCGGCAGATCATGGACATCGTCTTCCGCCGCCGCGAGGTGGCGGTCAGCGACGTGTTGGAGGAGCTGCCGGATCCGCCGAGCTACTCGGCGGTGCGGGCGCTGCTGCGGATCCTGGAGGAGAAGGGTCACCTCGAGCATCGTCAGGACGGGCCCCGCTACGTCTACCGCGCCACCGTGCCGCGCACGCAGGCGCGCGATCAGGCGTTGACGCGGGTGCTGGAGACGTTCTTCGAAGGCTCGACCGAGAAGGCGGTGGCGGCGCTGTTGGATCGTTCAGCGGGTTCGTTGGACGAGGACGAACTGGAGCGGCTGTCGACGCTCATCGACCGGGCTCGCCGGGAGGGACGATGATGGACGGGATGGGGATGCTGATGGGCGCGGGCCCGGCGATCGCCGCTGTGTTGCTGCTGGCCGCGGTGAAGGGGGTGCTGGTGCTCGGCGCCACGGCGGGCGTCGCCCGGCTGCTGGAGGGACGCAGCTCCGCCGCCGTGCGACACGTCGTGTGGACCGTGGGCCTGCTGGCCATGGTGGCGCTGCCCGTGCTGGGAGTGGTGCTCCCCCGCTGGCACGCGTTGCCGGACCTGATCCCCACCGTCGGCTTCGACGTCGAGACCGTGCCGGTGCTCACGGTGGAGGAGGTGCCGCCGGTGGCGCCCGTCGTCGCCGGCTCCCCGGTGGAGCTGGAGTACGCGCGAGAGGGCTCGGGATCCGTCGCCGCGGCCCCGACTCCGCGGCTGCCGGCTCCGACGGGCGTCGAGTCGGCCGCGGCGGTCGAGCCGCTCCCCCTCGACGTCCTGGCTTCCGGTGGGACCTGGGCCGTCGATGCGCGCGTCACCGGTGTGTCCTGGGCCGCCGGCCTGGGATGGGCGCTCGTCGCGCTGTGGGGGGCGGGCGCCGGGGTGCTCGGCGGCCTGACCCTGTTCGGCCTGGCGCGGGTGCTGCGCATCGAGCAGCGGAGCCGACCCCTGGCCGGTGTGCGATGGGAGCGCCTGCTGGACGAGGCCTGCGAGGAAGCCGGCGTGATGCGGCCGGTGCGCCTGCTGGAGAGCGCAGATGTCCCCGTTCCCATGACGTGGGGGTGGCGGCGCCCGGTGGTGGTGTTGCCGGCCGCGGCGGCTTCCTGGAACGATGCGCGTCTCCGCCAGGCCCTCCTGCACGAGCTGGCACACGTGGCGCGGGCCGACCAGCCGCTGCACCTGCTCGGACGGCTCGCGGCCGCGCTGCACTGGCCCAACCCGCTGGCCTGGTACGCGCTGGGCCGCATGCGCCTGGAGAGCGAGCAGGCGGCCGACGACCTGGTGCTGCGGGTCGGCACCCGTCCCAGCGACTATGCTGCGGGGCTGGTGGCGGTGGCGCGGGAGCTGCCCTCCGTCCACCGCCTGCCCGCGGCCGCGCTCGCCATGGCGCGCACCAGCCAGCTCGGCGGTCGGGTCGAAGCGATCCTCGACCCGGCGCGGCAGCGCCGGGGCGCGTCCCGCTTCGACGTGCTGGCGGTCGTGATCGTCCTGATGGGCTTCGCGCTGCCGGTCTCCGCCCTGGCCATGCGGCAGAGCGCACCGGTCGAGCCCATGGTCTTCGCGGTCTCGGAGCTGCCTCCGCTGCCGCCCATCCCGCCGGTGCCCCCGGTCCCCGCGGTGTCCGCCGTGGCGCCCGTGCCGCCTGCCGGGAGCGGCTTCGCGTGGGACGTGCGCGCCGAGCTGGGCCGGACCCAGGTCGATCTCCGGGACCTCCAGGACCGGCTGGTCGGCCTCGCGCTGCCGCACACGCAGGAGGCCGATGTGTGCCTGGACCCGGATCACCGGATCCGGAGCGACATGATCAACGTCAACGACGACGGCCTGAAGGCCAACTGGTCGACGCGCGAATGCCAGTGGATCCTGGACGTGCGCGGTGAGGTCACCTTCACGGACGCCGAGGACGACATCGCCGCGCTGACGCCGGGCGGACGCTTCGAGCTCGAGCAGTCGGGACTCGGCGTCACGCACGAGATCCGGATCGACGCCGACCGCAGCGGCCGCCTCTCGCGGGTCTACCGACTGGACGGGGAGGAGCGTCCGGCCACCGAGGCCGCCGGTTGGCTGCAGCAGGTGGTGCCCGAGATCCTGCGCGTGACGGGTCTGGACGTCGAAGCGCGGGTGGAGCGCCTGCTGGAGCGCGGTGGCGTGGAGGCCGTGCTGGCCGAGGTCGGGCGGATCCGCTCCGGCTACACGGCGCGCCGGTACCTGACGGCGCTGCTCCAGTCCGACGCGGCGGATGCGCGTGCCGCTCGAGCCGCCCTGCAGATCGCGGCCGAGCGCATCGATTCGGACTACGAGATGGCCGAGCTGCTGCGTGCGATCCCGGAGGACGTGCGCACGCCCCAGGTGCGCGCGGCCTACCTGGCGGCCGCGGGCACGATCGACTCGGACTACGAGCTGCGTCGGACGCTGGAGGCCTTCCTGGTGGATGGTGCGGCGCCGGACGAGACGGCGCTACTGATCGAGCTCGCTTCGCACATCGACTCCGACTACGAGGTGGTCGAGCTGTTGCTGGCGCTGGTGCGCGACACGCCCCTGGACGAGGCGACCCTGACGGCGTTCCTGGACGTGATCCAATCGGTGGACTCCGACTACGAAGCGCGTCGGGCCCTGACCGCGGCGCTGCAGCAGGAAGACATCTCCTACGCCAACCTCGACCGCCTGCTCGATCGGATCGACACGATCGACTCCGACTTCGAGCGCGCCGAGGTCCTGCTCGACCTGGTGCGACGCGTGGATTCGCTGGACGACCGCCTCGAGCAGCGTGTGGTGGATTCGGCCGAGCGCATCGACTCCGAGTACGAGCGCAACCGCGTCCTCGCAGCGGTGGTGCGCGCTCGCTGATCTCCTGACCGGACCCCCGCGCGGACCGGCGTCCGCGCGGGGTCGTTGGGCGAGGCTCCGCGACCGGACCCGCTTCGCCTCCCGCCCGATCCCGACACCGAACGACCGGAGCGTCGCGCCATGTATGCTAAAAAATCAGCACACTGCTCCAGCGCGCTCGCGCTCCTGCTGGCGCTGGCCGGATCCGCGGGGGCCCAGAGCGCGCCCGCGGGCGACGGCGGCGCCGACCGGCGGGTCGCCGAGGCGCGCGCCGTGCCCGGGGGCGCGATCACGCTGGACGGGCGCCTGGACGAAGCCTCCTGGCGCGACGCCCCGATCATCGACGGGTTCGTGCAGAAGGAGCCCGTCGAGGGAGCCGAGCCCAGCGCGCGCACCGAGGTCCGCATCGTGTACGACGCCTCGGCGCTCTACGTGGGTGCGCGCATGCATGAGGGCGATCCCGACATCGTGCGCGCGCCGGTGGGGCGTCGCGACGAGCTCGGGCAGGCGGACTGGTTCCTGATCTCGCTCGATACGTATCTGAACCGCAGGACGGCGGTGACGTTCGGCGTCACCGCCGGCGGCACCCGCTTCGATCGGTACCACGACCGGGACGACGAAGACGCCTACGACGAGGCGTTCGATCCGGTGTGGGAAGCCCGCACGCGCACGGAGGCGGACGGGTGGACGGCGGAGATCCGCATCCCGTTCTCCCAGCTCCGCTTCACGCCCGCCGCCGATCAGCGTTGGGGCGTGAACTTCGCGCGTGCCATCCCGCAGCGGGAGGAGCGGAGCTACTGGGTGCCCGTGCCGCGCTCCGTGCAGGCCTGGGCCTCGCGCTTCGGCACGCTGGAGGGCCTGCGCGACATCGATCCGGCGCGCGGCGTCGAGCTGCTGCCCTATGTCGCGTCCGACGCGCGCCTCGTGGCCGAGCCGGACGCGGACGATCCCTTCGCCGGGGCGCGGAGCGGCAGCGTGCGCGTGGGCGGCGATCTGAAGGTGGGCCTGGGCCCGAACGTGACGCTCGACGCGACGTTCAATCCGGACTTCGGACAGGTGGAGGCGGACCCCGCGGTCGTGAATCTGTCCGCGTTCGAGGTGTTCTTTCCCGAGCGGCGCCCCTTCTTCACGGAGGGAAGCCAGCTCTTCGACGGCGGGAATCTGTTCTATTCCCGCCGCATCGGCGGGCTCCCGGCCGTGCCCCAGGGCGGGGACTACGTGGATGCGCCCGAGACGGCGACGATCCTGGGTGCGGCCAAGCTGACGGGCCGGCTCGAACGCGGCACATCGTTCGGCGTGCTGGGGGCCGTCACGGACGAGGAGCGCGCCCGCATCTGGTCGGAGGAGGAGGGGTTCGGGACTGCGCGCCTGGCCCCGCGCACGTGGACCGGCGTGGTGGCCGGGCAGCAGGAATTCGGTGCGGACGCCTCCACCGCGTCCGTCGTGTTCACGGGCGTCCACCGGGAGCTGGGGGAGGAGGACCCGCTGGCCGACTACCTGCACCGCAGCGCCATCGGAGCGCTGGGCCGCTTCAACCTGCGCTTCCAGGGTGGGACGTACGCCGTCTCCGGCCAGACGGGCTATACCCGCGTGCACGGAAGCGCCGCGGCGCTCCTGCGGACCCAACGCTCACCGGTGCACTTCTTCCAGCGACCGGATCAGGAGCACGTGCGGGTCGATCCCACGCGCACGGCGCTGAGCGGACACTTCGGATCGCTCAGCGTGGCCAAGAACAGCGGACGCCACTGGCTGTGGAGCCTCGACGGATACTGGGAATCCCCGGGCTACGAGCCCAACGACGCCGGGAGCCTGGGCAACGCGGACGAGATCGCGGCGTTCGCGACGCTCACGTACCGCGACACCGATCCCGGGCGGTGGTTGCGCAACTGGTCGCTGTCCGTCTCTCAGGAGAACACCTGGGCATTCGACGGCGTGCGCGCCTTCGGCGCGCTGCGCAGCGACGCTCGCCTGACGCTCGCCAACTTCTGGCGCATCAACGTCACCGCCTGGCGCGACTTCCGTGGGCAGTCCCCCACGCTGAGCCGCGGGGGCCCGCGGGTGGGGACCGGTCGCGCCTGGGTCACGATCGCGCAACTGCTCAGCAGCACGGCGTCCGACACCCGCTGGAACGCGCGGATCTACTTCGGCGAGAGCGAGCAGGGGGAGCGCACGATGCGTCTGAGCGGGCAGGTGTCGGTGCGGCCCGGGCCGCGCTGGCAGCTCTCCGTGGCGCCCAACTACCTGATCGGCACCGATCCGCGCCAGTACGTGGCTCGCCTTCCCGGCGGACCGGCCGCCACCTTCGGAGAGCGCTACGTCTTCGCGACCACCGACCGGACCACGTTCCTGGCCGAGATCCGCGCGGCCTACGCGGTGCGGCCCGACCTGACGGTGGAGCTGTACGCCGAGCCGTTCGCGGCCTCAGGCCGCTTCTTCGACCATGGCGAGCTGCCGGAGGCCGGGAGCCGGGCGCTCCGCACGTACGGGACCGATGGGACCGGCGTCACCGTGCAATCGGACGGCTCGCGCACCATCACGGACGGGAACGAGACGTTCACGCTGTCCGCGCGGGACTTCAATGTGCGCTCCTTCCGCAGCAACGCCGTCCTGCGCTGGGAGTGGCGCCCGGGCTCCACGCTCTATCTGGTCTGGCAGCAGGACCGCTTCTCCAGCACCCCGGAAGGCAGCCGTGTGGGCGCGGACGACCTGTGGGACGCGGTGACCACGCCCGGAGAGCACCGGCTCCTGGTGAAGGCGACGTACTGGCTGCCGGTGGGCTGAGCGACCCGCTGCGGGCGCGCCCGGCCCGTGCTCCCTTCGACGGGCTATTCGTCGCGGAGCGACTCGGCCGGATCCAGCCGCGCGGCTCTGCGCGCCGGGATCCAGGCGGCCAGCAGCACCATGCCCAGCAGGAGCGCGCTGACGGTGCCGAGCGCGAGCGGATCGTAGGGGCTCAGGTCCAGCAGCAGCGCGCGCAGCAGCCGCGAGAAGAACAGGGACAGCACACCGCCGATGATCAGCCCGGGCAGCGCGAGCAGGAAGCCGCCGCGGAGGAAGCGCAGCGCGACGGCGCGCCGATCGGCGCCCAGGGCCATGCGGATGCCGATCTCGCGGCGGCGCAGCCCCACCGAGTAGGACACCACGCCGTAGATGCCGAGCCCGGACAGCAGCAGCGCGAGGGCGCCCAGGCCGGTGGTGAGCCAGGCGGCGATGCGCTGGGGGAGGATCCCCACCGACGTGTACTGCTCGAGCGAGGTGACGGGGCTCAGCGAGAGATTGGGATCGAGACCGAGCAGGGTCTCCCGCACGCCGCGGACCACCGCGTCGCGGGGGGACGACGAGCGCACCACCACCTGCGTCCCGGCCGTCCAGCGCTGGGGGAGCGGGAAGTAGAGGAACGGCTCGGCGTCGTCGGTGATGAGCTGGTTCTTGGAGTCCGCGACCACGCCCACCACCTCCCAGCGCTGGATCGCGAGCGTGTCCGCATCCCGTACGCGCAGGTCCACGAAGCGGCCGACCGCCGCGCGATCCGGCCAGGCGTCCCGCGCGAACGTCTCGGTGACGACGACGACCCGCGTGCCGCCCTCCACGTCGGAGGCGCGCAACGGCCGCCCCTGCCGTACCGGCATCTGCAGCGTCGCGAAATAGCCGTCCGACACCCGGTTGAAGTCCGTCGCGAACGGCGCGCGGTCGCCGTCGGCGAGCGTCCAGCCTTCGGGAATCACGGCCGTACCGGAGCTGGACAGGTCGAGCGGGAGATCCGCCGCGAGCGCCGCATCCTCCACCCAGCTCTGACCGCGCAGCGCCTCCAGCAGGCGCGCCTGGAAGACCCGGCCGCGAGGCTCGTCGTAGCCATCGAGCGTCAGGTCCAGTGCGGTGACGTAGGCGCCCTCCGCCTCGAAGCCGGTCTCGATGTCGGAAGCGCGTTGCAACGAGCGCACGAAGAGGCCTGCGGCCACGAGCAGGATGAGCGAGAAGCCCACCTGCGCCGCAGCGAACACGACGCGCAGCCGACCGGCCCGCTGACTGCCGCCTCGGCCTTCGCCGCGGGCGCCGGTCGCCAGACCCGCACGCGTGGAACGCAGCGCGGGCAGCAACCCGAACACGAGCCCCGTGAGCAGGGTCACTGCAGCCGCGAACGCGAGCACGCGGGGATCGGGCGAGAGGCTGAGGCGCACCGGGACCGGGACCGGCAGGGCTTCCGGGCGCAGCCACGCCAGGGCGCGGTCG
Coding sequences:
- a CDS encoding N(4)-(beta-N-acetylglucosaminyl)-L-asparaginase gives rise to the protein MSDRLSRREFMHRSALGAGAVMSLQASPVLAQTRRGSAGTPMIITSHDNDTGHQAMQEAWGILANGGTALDAVERGANVIEVDPEDTSVGYGGLPNEDGVVQLDASIMDGRTYSAGSVAAIENIKTPSSVARLVMERTDHVMLVGAGALAFAKSFGFVEEDLMTERSRELWLRWREQHSDNDDWGPPEHMRGRRTGGSDGAGGSGRFDPYGPVETHHGTTNVLAVDANGDVAGITTTSGMSWKVPGRIGDSPIIGAGLYVDNSVGAAGATGRGEDVIKSCASYYIVMRMREGRSPQEACEDALDLIAERYRAVGIDYMPGEKFVAINKAGEYGCAQSQASRDPQLTVAQDGSIQLYTGTRRYPGP
- a CDS encoding M56 family metallopeptidase, translating into MMDGMGMLMGAGPAIAAVLLLAAVKGVLVLGATAGVARLLEGRSSAAVRHVVWTVGLLAMVALPVLGVVLPRWHALPDLIPTVGFDVETVPVLTVEEVPPVAPVVAGSPVELEYAREGSGSVAAAPTPRLPAPTGVESAAAVEPLPLDVLASGGTWAVDARVTGVSWAAGLGWALVALWGAGAGVLGGLTLFGLARVLRIEQRSRPLAGVRWERLLDEACEEAGVMRPVRLLESADVPVPMTWGWRRPVVVLPAAAASWNDARLRQALLHELAHVARADQPLHLLGRLAAALHWPNPLAWYALGRMRLESEQAADDLVLRVGTRPSDYAAGLVAVARELPSVHRLPAAALAMARTSQLGGRVEAILDPARQRRGASRFDVLAVVIVLMGFALPVSALAMRQSAPVEPMVFAVSELPPLPPIPPVPPVPAVSAVAPVPPAGSGFAWDVRAELGRTQVDLRDLQDRLVGLALPHTQEADVCLDPDHRIRSDMINVNDDGLKANWSTRECQWILDVRGEVTFTDAEDDIAALTPGGRFELEQSGLGVTHEIRIDADRSGRLSRVYRLDGEERPATEAAGWLQQVVPEILRVTGLDVEARVERLLERGGVEAVLAEVGRIRSGYTARRYLTALLQSDAADARAARAALQIAAERIDSDYEMAELLRAIPEDVRTPQVRAAYLAAAGTIDSDYELRRTLEAFLVDGAAPDETALLIELASHIDSDYEVVELLLALVRDTPLDEATLTAFLDVIQSVDSDYEARRALTAALQQEDISYANLDRLLDRIDTIDSDFERAEVLLDLVRRVDSLDDRLEQRVVDSAERIDSEYERNRVLAAVVRAR
- a CDS encoding DUF5916 domain-containing protein gives rise to the protein MYAKKSAHCSSALALLLALAGSAGAQSAPAGDGGADRRVAEARAVPGGAITLDGRLDEASWRDAPIIDGFVQKEPVEGAEPSARTEVRIVYDASALYVGARMHEGDPDIVRAPVGRRDELGQADWFLISLDTYLNRRTAVTFGVTAGGTRFDRYHDRDDEDAYDEAFDPVWEARTRTEADGWTAEIRIPFSQLRFTPAADQRWGVNFARAIPQREERSYWVPVPRSVQAWASRFGTLEGLRDIDPARGVELLPYVASDARLVAEPDADDPFAGARSGSVRVGGDLKVGLGPNVTLDATFNPDFGQVEADPAVVNLSAFEVFFPERRPFFTEGSQLFDGGNLFYSRRIGGLPAVPQGGDYVDAPETATILGAAKLTGRLERGTSFGVLGAVTDEERARIWSEEEGFGTARLAPRTWTGVVAGQQEFGADASTASVVFTGVHRELGEEDPLADYLHRSAIGALGRFNLRFQGGTYAVSGQTGYTRVHGSAAALLRTQRSPVHFFQRPDQEHVRVDPTRTALSGHFGSLSVAKNSGRHWLWSLDGYWESPGYEPNDAGSLGNADEIAAFATLTYRDTDPGRWLRNWSLSVSQENTWAFDGVRAFGALRSDARLTLANFWRINVTAWRDFRGQSPTLSRGGPRVGTGRAWVTIAQLLSSTASDTRWNARIYFGESEQGERTMRLSGQVSVRPGPRWQLSVAPNYLIGTDPRQYVARLPGGPAATFGERYVFATTDRTTFLAEIRAAYAVRPDLTVELYAEPFAASGRFFDHGELPEAGSRALRTYGTDGTGVTVQSDGSRTITDGNETFTLSARDFNVRSFRSNAVLRWEWRPGSTLYLVWQQDRFSSTPEGSRVGADDLWDAVTTPGEHRLLVKATYWLPVG
- a CDS encoding alpha/beta hydrolase, encoding MPSPIDPRTGPRPDATAYDPRVERVGSGPPLVYVPGIDGTGRLLYRQTPRLQERHTVVTYRLRDDATAMDTLIADLDRVLDAVEDLGPPTLVGESFGGALALSYALARGERIHRLVILNSFATLRPRLNLTLAAWGLEKLPWQAMARMRRLAAFRLHSPHTPRAERERFHAVMEETTRTGYVNRLRILANHDVRDRLPQLDVPTLFLAADRDHLVPAVRQGRMMERSTPDSRLEILEGHGHICLIAPDLDLAALLTRWERERSAH
- a CDS encoding ABC transporter permease, coding for MRRFLERLWDLLLRLHPPAFRARFGADMRGVWRRELDRAQAEGTGALLAAGARGLLDLAAGGVRQRWKGDLRARRPAGEHKPTGGRDVIGNWGRDLKLALRGLRHAPAFTLIAAGSLAIGIAANTTVFSAANALLFRPLPGVANYDRVVELGRAQDGGGFDTFAYPDYVDLRDQITALASTSAFSFELVSLSQEAEGVRAIAFAVEPSYFALLGAPPPRGRYLVPDESATTGDHPVVVLSHRYWQDRLGADPDAVGATLHVNRHPYTIVGIAPADFRGHMVGIEPDVFIPLSQVPLLDGGTDEFNRRNASWHMAIGLLAPDATLELLRQQLDALTGRLATAYPESNARRSFRAMPLGPIPGAGRGGVRLFLTALLGMVALILLVTCTNVAGMYLARATAREREMGVRLALGASRARLIQQLTVETLVVFAAGGGLGVFLADRALAWLRPEALPVPVPVRLSLSPDPRVLAFAAAVTLLTGLVFGLLPALRSTRAGLATGARGEGRGGSQRAGRLRVVFAAAQVGFSLILLVAAGLFVRSLQRASDIETGFEAEGAYVTALDLTLDGYDEPRGRVFQARLLEALRGQSWVEDAALAADLPLDLSSSGTAVIPEGWTLADGDRAPFATDFNRVSDGYFATLQMPVRQGRPLRASDVEGGTRVVVVTETFARDAWPDRAAVGRFVDLRVRDADTLAIQRWEVVGVVADSKNQLITDDAEPFLYFPLPQRWTAGTQVVVRSSSPRDAVVRGVRETLLGLDPNLSLSPVTSLEQYTSVGILPQRIAAWLTTGLGALALLLSGLGIYGVVSYSVGLRRREIGIRMALGADRRAVALRFLRGGFLLALPGLIIGGVLSLFFSRLLRALLLDLSPYDPLALGTVSALLLGMVLLAAWIPARRAARLDPAESLRDE
- a CDS encoding BlaI/MecI/CopY family transcriptional regulator — protein: MTEELPLSRRERQIMDIVFRRREVAVSDVLEELPDPPSYSAVRALLRILEEKGHLEHRQDGPRYVYRATVPRTQARDQALTRVLETFFEGSTEKAVAALLDRSAGSLDEDELERLSTLIDRARREGR